A window of Stenotrophomonas indicatrix genomic DNA:
GCAGGCGCCGATCGGCAGTCGCAGGTGCGTTGGCAGCAGCACGCCATCCGCCAGTGGCGCCAGCACGCCTACCTGCTGCCGGCAGCGCTGCCGGTCCTGCCGAAGGACTGGCAGGCGGCATGGGACGGCCGCGCGCCGCTGCAGCTGCCCGACGGCGGCCAGCTGCGCCTGCTCGGCACGGACGGCTTCGAACATCCGCTGGACCTGCGCGCCCGCCAGGGCGGCGAGCGCATCGTGCTGCCCGGCCGTACGCATTCATCCGCGTTGAAGGATTGCCTGCAGCGCGAGCATCTGGCGCCCTGGCGACGCGCACAGCTGCCCCTGCTGTTCGACCAGGGGCAGCTGCTGGCGGCCGCCGATGTAGTCATTGCCGCACCGCTGCAGGCCTGGCTGCAGGCACGCAATGCGCAGTTGCAGTGGCATCCGGGCGGCTGGTGAATTGACCCTTGCGCGCGCGCCGTCCACACTTGTCGCATGGCCAAGAAGTCCCCCGAAAACGCCTCCCCGGTCGCCCAGTTCGAGCAGTCGCTCGAATCGCTGGAACAGCTGGTGGAGCAGATGGAAACCGGCGAGCTGAGCCTGGAAGCCTCGCTCAGTGCTTACGAACGTGGTGTTGGTCTGTACCGCCAGTGCCAGCAGGCGCTGGAGCAGGCCGAACTGCGCGTGCGCCTGCTCAGCGATCCGGCCCAGCCCGAAACCGCCGAACCCTTCGATCCGCCCGGCCATGACGGCTGAGGCGTTGTTCGCGCGCTGGCGCGACCGTATCGAAAGCCAGCTCGACGCCGCCCTGCCCTCACCGGCCGAAGCCCCGCAACGCCTGCACCAGGCGATGCGCCATTCCGTGCTCGGTGGCGGCAAGCGCATGCGCCCCTTGCTGGTCTATGCCGCCGGCCAGGTGTTCGGCGCGCCCCTGGACAGGCTTGATGCCGCGGCGATGGCGGTGGAACTGATCCACGCCTACTCGCTGGTGCACGACGACCTGCCGGCGATGGACGACGATGCCCTGCGCCGTGGCAAGCCCACCACCCACATCGCCTTCGACGAAGCCACTGCGATCCTCGCCGGCGACGCCCTGCAGACCCGTGCGTTCGGCCTGCTGGCCGATGCACCGCTGCCGGCGGCATTGCGCGTGGCGTGCCTGCAGACCCTGGCCCATGCCTCCGGCGCGGCCGGCATGTGCGGCGGCCAGGCGCGGGACATCGATGCCACCGGCCAGCAGCAGTCGCTGGCAGCCCTCACCCGCATGCATGCGCTGAAGACCGGTGCGCTGATCCGCGCTGCGGTGCGCATGGGCGCGTTGTGCGGTGATGCACCCGAACCCGCGCTGGCCCAGCTCGACGGTTTCGCCGATGCGCTCGGCCTGGCCTTCCAGGTCCGCGATGACATCCTCGATGTCGAAGCCAGTTCCGAACAGCTGGGCAAGACCGCCGGCAAGGACCAGGCCCAGGACAAGAGCACCTTCCCTGCCCTGCTGGGCATGGACGGTGCCAAGGCGCAGCTGCGCGAACTTTCCGCGCGCATGCAGCAGGCACTGGCGGGCTATCACGAAGAAGCCGATGCGCTGCGCGCGCTGGCCACGCTGGCCGTGGAACGCGATCACTGATTGCAGGCATGGATCTGCCGCGCTGCGCGTTCGCCGGGCATGGCCCGGCGCTACCCTACGCGCCATACACGGAAACGCCCGGCATTGCCGGGCGTTTCTTTTTGCGTCGTTGATCGTTGCCGCTTACTTGATCAGGCGCAGTGCGAACGGGTAACGGTAGGCTTCACCATTGTTCGCCTTCACCGCAGCGATGATGCTGAAGACCAGGCTGAGCAGGCCGACGATCGGCGCCAGGAACACGCCGATGACCACGAAGGTCAGGATGATGCAGACGAACATCGCGATGGCGACGGTGATCTGGAAGTTCAGCGCTTCCTTGGCCTGGTCGGTGACGAAGGCCTTGCTGGCGTCATCCTTGTTGATCAGCCAGATGACCAGGGCACCAATGAAACCGGTGAAGATGCCCAGCAGGTGCGCCACCAGGGCCATGGTGCGCTGGTCAGCGGGTACGCTGCTCGCCGCCGGGACGTTCTCGAATTCGCTCACGACAAAACTCCTTTTTTATTGGGTGGTCTTGACCGACCGGCGGCAAGCCGGTCGCGTCAGGCGGGCCTAGCTTACGCCATCAATGGCATCAATCATTGCCGGCGATCGTCATCCGTCCCACCAGGATCGAGCCGGTGCGGATATGCGAGCGCGGATCGACATCGCTGCCGACCGCCTCGATGGCCATGAACATGTCGCGCAGGTTGCCGGCGATGGTGATGCCATCCACCGGATACTGGATCTGGCCGTTCTCCACGCGGAAGCCGCCGGCGCCGCGCGAGTAGTCGCCGGTCACCCCGTTCACCCCCTGCCCCATCAGCTCGGTCACCAGCAGGCCGTTGCCCATCTGCGCGGCGATGTCCTGCAGCGAACCGGCATTGGCCGCCAGCTGCAGGTTGTGCACGCCGCCGGCATTGGCGGTGGTCTGCAGGCCCAGCTTGCGCGCCGAATAGCTGCCCAGCACGTAACGCTGCAGCACACCGTCACGCACCAGGGCCGAGGCACGGGTGGCCACGCCGTCGCCGTCGAAGGCGGCCGAGCGCAGGCCACGGCGCAGGTGCGGCAGCTCCTCGATCTGCATCCAGTCGGGGAACAGCTGCTGGTCGACGCTGTCCAGCAGGAAGCTCGCCTGGCGGTACAGCGCGCCGCCGGAGACCGCCGACAGCAGGTGGCCCACCAGGCTGCGCGCCACTTCCGGCGCGTACAGCACCGGCATGCTGCCGGTCGGCAGCGAACGCGGCTGCAGGCGGGCGATCGTGCGCTCTGCGGCGCGGCGACCGACGCTGGCCGGATCTTCCAGGTCCTCGCGGGCCAGTGCGCCGGTGTACCAGCCGTCGCGCTGCATGCCATCGCCGGTGCCGGCGATCAGCGCACAGCCGATCGAATGATGGGTCCCGCGCTCGCGGCCGATGAACCCATGCGAATTGGCGTAGACCGACACGCTCTGCATGCTCGATACCGAGGCGCCATCGGAATTGCGGATCTGCGCATCGGCTTGGCGGCCCGCCGCCTCGCAGGCCAGCGCCAGGTCCACCGCCTCGTCGGCCTGCAGCTCCCAGGGGTGCCAGCCATCCAGTTCGGGGAAGTCGCGGGCCATCAGGTCGGCCTCCGCCAGGCCGGCGGCCGGATCGTCCTCGGTATGGCGGGCGATCGCGCAGGCCTGCTCGACGGTGGCCAGCAGGCTGGCCTCATGCAGGTCGGCGGTGCTGGCACTGCCCTTGCGCTGGCCGAAGTAGACGGTCACGGCAATGCCGCGGTCACGGGTGGACTGCACGGTCTCGACCTCGCCGAGACGGACATTGACCTCCAGCCCACGGTCTTCGCTGCAGCTGACCTCGGCCTGGCTGGCACCCAGCGCGCGGGCACGCTGCAGCAGCTGCTGGGAGATGTCGGCCAGCCGTTCCAGCCGGGCCGGGCTGTCGTCGCCGACGGCGACTTCAGGGGCGATCACGTTCAATGCTTTATCCTGTGCGGGTTGGGCCCGGTATCACGCCGGGCGACTTTTTTTGAAATCAGGTATGGACGATGCGCGGACGCGACGAAGAAACCGGTGAATTCCACGACAAGAGCCGCAGCCAGAACCGGCGCGATGCGCTCGACGTCCTGGCCCTGGGCGAGAAGCTGGTGTCGCTGACCCCGGCCCAGCTGGCGCGCCTGCCGATCCCGGAGGACCTGCTGCCACACATTGCCGAGTGCAAGCGCATCACCGCCCATATCGCGCACAAGCGGCAGCTGGCGTTCCTGGCCAAGCACATGCGCCGCGAGGACGATGCCGCGCTGGACGCGATCCGCGATGCGCTGGATGCCAACAGCGAAACCGGGCGCCGCGAAGTGGCGATGATGCACCGTGTCGAAGACTGGCGCGAACGCCTCATGAATGAAGGCGACAAGGCGCTGGCCGCGCTGCTGGATGACCATCCGCAGGCCGACCGCCAGCAGTTGCGCACGCTGGTGCGCAACGCCCAGGCCGAAAAGGCCAAGAACAAGCCGCCGCGCGCCTACCGCGAGATCTTCCAGGTGCTGCGCGCGCTGATGCTGCCGGCCGCGCTCGGCCTGAAGGCGTCCGCTGAGGACGTCGCGGCAGACGAACCGGTCGACGACGCCGACGAGGACTGAGTCCCCGTCGGGCATGGCGGTGGCTGTGGCCATCGCCGTGCTCAGGCCTGGGTACCGCCGACGGTGATGCCCTCGATCAGCAGCGACGGCTGGCCGACACCGACCGGCACACTCTGCCCGTCCTTGCCACAGATGCCCACGCCCTCGTCCAGGGCCAGGTCGTTGCCGACCATGCGCACCTTCTGCATGGTTTCCGGGCCATTGCCGATCAGGGTCGCGCCCTTCACTGGAGCGGTGATCCGGCCGTCCTCGATCAGGTAGGCCTCGGTGGCCGAGAACACGTACTTGCCGCTGGTGATGTCGACCTGGCCGCCGCCGAAATTGACCGCGTACAGGCCCTTCTTCACCGAACGGATCATTTCCTGCGGGTCATGCTGGCCGGCGCGCATGTAGGTGTTGGTCATGCGCGGCATGGTCATGTGCGCGAACGATTCGCGACGGCCGTTGCCGGTCGGCGCCACGCCCATCAGCCGCGCGTTGAGGCTGTCCTGCATGTAGCCGACCAGGATGCCGTCCTCGATCAGCGTGGTGCACTGGGTCGGGTGGCCTTCGTCATCGATGTTGAGTGAACCACGGCGTCCGTCCAGGGTGCCGTCGTCGACGATGGTCACGCCCGGGGCAGCCACGCGCTCGCCGATCCTGCCGGCGTAGACGCTGGTGCCCTTGCGGTTGAAGTCACCTTCCAGGCCATGGCCGACCGCCTCGTGCAGCAGCACGCCCGGCCAGCCCGGGCCCAGCACCACCGGCATCACCCCGGCCGGCGCCGGCACCGCTTCCAGGTTCACCAGGGCCTGCCGCAGCGCCTCGCGCGCAAAGGCTTCCGGGCGGCCATCGGCAAACAGCGCTTCATAGCCATAGCGACCGCCGCCGCCGGCATAACCCGACTCACGGCGGCCGTTCTGCTCGACGATCACCTGCACGTTCAACCGCACCAGCGGGCGCACGTCGGCGCCCAGCACACCATCGGTGCGGGCAACCAGCACGGTATCGACGCCACCGGACAGGCTGACCATCACCTGCTTCACGCGCGGGTCGGCCGCGCGCAGGTAGCCGTCCAGGCGCTTGAGCACCTCGACCTTGGCTTCGTTGCCGATGCCGTCGATCGGGTCCAGCGCTGGATACAGCACGCGCGCATCGCCGCGCAGCAGCGAGCGTCCGGTCTGTGCGCCGCCTTCGCGCGAGATCGCACGTGCCGACTGCGCTGCGGTCAGCAATGCACCGGCATGGATGTCATCGGAATAGGCAAAGCCGGTCTTCTCGCCGGCAATCGCGCGCACGCCCACGCCCTGCTCGATGGAATGGGCGCCGTCCTTGACGATGCCATCTTCCACGCTCCAGCTTTCGCGCCGGGCATGCTGGAAGTACAGGTCGCCGAAGTCGACACCGGGGCCGAGCAGTTGGCCGAAGGTGCGCTCCAGGCCAGCGGTATCCAGGCCACCGGGGCGCAACAGGCGATCTTGGGCAAGCGTCAGGGCGTTGTCAGTCATGGTCTCGATCTGGGGGTGTGAAGGCGGTCAGGCAAGGCCGCCCTGGGGAAACGGGGGCCGCGCTCAGCGCGGTGGCGGTGGTTCGGTGACGGTCGGCGGCACGGCCGGCAACGGCGGCAGGCGCGGCGGCGGTGCGGGTACTGGCGCACGTTCGCGGCTGCGCTCGATCACCTCCACCTTGGGCTCCTTCCAGGGGCCGGTCACCTTGTAGGTGCGGGCACCGATCTCGCCCAATGGCTTGGACAATACCGCATTGGTGGCTGCACCCAGCGCTGCGCCCACCGGGCCGCCGGCCACCGCGCCGACCACGGTCAGCAGGTTGCCGGCGCGCGGGTTGACGTCGATGGTCTGGTCGAACTGCTGTTTCCGCAGATCGGCCTGGCCACGGATGGTGATGTTCGCTGCCGGCCCTTCGATCAACACCTTGTCGGTACGGGCCATGCCCTCGCCGAACTGCACGCTGCCCTCGACCTGGTTGAACGCAAAGCCCTTGGAGAAGAAGTCGCGGAAGTCGAACATCAGCCGCCGCGGCAGCTGGGCGACGCTGAGCAGGCCCAGCACGCGGCCGGCACCCGGCTCCAGCTCCAGCAGCTGGCCATTGCGGGCATTCACATCGAGCTGGCCCTGCAGGTTGCCAAGCTGGAAGTCCGACGGACCGCCGGGCCACGAGGCCTGCAGCTGGGCGTGGCCGGAGCCGCCGCGCAGCTGGCCGCCGTAGTCGAGGTTCTGCAACAACTCGCCCAGGTCTTCACTGCGCACCTGCGCATCAAGCGCGGTTCGCGAACCGCCACCCTTGCCAAGCCAACGGCCACGGATGTCGATCTCCTGGCTGGGGGCGCGGAACTGCAGTTGCTCCACGCTCAGGCCATTGACGATCGGCCGCGTACGCAGCACGGCCTGGCCCAGCACGACCTTGCCGAACTTCAGGTCGGCGATGTCCAGTGCGAACGGCGGCAGCTTGGCCGGGTCCATGTCGTCGGCACCGGCCTGCACCCGCGCCGGTGCCGCCGTGGCTCCGGGAAGGGTCGGAAGCGATTGCCAGTACACGCGCTCGAGCTGGCCGCTGATGGTGCCGCCATCGGCGTTGGGTACATTCAATTTGCCGGCCAGCGAGGGGCCATCCAGGCGCACGTCCAGCGCCTGCGGGCCAGGGCGCAGCTGCAGGCGGGTCTGCTCGAACACGCCGCCGATCAGCATCAGCTGGCCGACCTGCACGTCCACGGCGCGCAGCGGCATCGGGTCGCCATCGCCACCGGCGCCACGGGCCAGGCCGATCCATTCCAGCGCATCCAGGGTCGGGCTGCGGCCATTGATGGTCAGCCCGCTGGGCGGTGGTTCGCGGTCAACGTGGTCGCTGCCCAGGGTGACCTGAACGCCGGTCTGGTTGTTGTGGCTGCGCGCGGCCAGCGCCAGGCGCTGGCCGAACGCCACATCGATGCGGCCGGCGCCCATCGGCAGCTGTGCGGCCACGGTGGTCGGCAGCGGTTCGTTGGCCGGCTTCTGCAGCGGTGCCGGCAGATCCAGGCGGGTGCCCAGCAGATCCGAGCGCAGGCGCAGCTCGCTGGGCGGCGCTGGTGCACCCGCCGCGACCTTCGGCAGGTTCACCGCGATGGTCCACGGCGAGGTACCGTTGATGTAGGGCTTCAGCCAGGCCATTTCCGGTGCGCGGTCGATCAGCA
This region includes:
- a CDS encoding exodeoxyribonuclease VII small subunit, producing the protein MAKKSPENASPVAQFEQSLESLEQLVEQMETGELSLEASLSAYERGVGLYRQCQQALEQAELRVRLLSDPAQPETAEPFDPPGHDG
- a CDS encoding polyprenyl synthetase family protein, whose protein sequence is MTAEALFARWRDRIESQLDAALPSPAEAPQRLHQAMRHSVLGGGKRMRPLLVYAAGQVFGAPLDRLDAAAMAVELIHAYSLVHDDLPAMDDDALRRGKPTTHIAFDEATAILAGDALQTRAFGLLADAPLPAALRVACLQTLAHASGAAGMCGGQARDIDATGQQQSLAALTRMHALKTGALIRAAVRMGALCGDAPEPALAQLDGFADALGLAFQVRDDILDVEASSEQLGKTAGKDQAQDKSTFPALLGMDGAKAQLRELSARMQQALAGYHEEADALRALATLAVERDH
- a CDS encoding DUF4870 domain-containing protein gives rise to the protein MSEFENVPAASSVPADQRTMALVAHLLGIFTGFIGALVIWLINKDDASKAFVTDQAKEALNFQITVAIAMFVCIILTFVVIGVFLAPIVGLLSLVFSIIAAVKANNGEAYRYPFALRLIK
- the pmbA gene encoding metalloprotease PmbA, producing MNVIAPEVAVGDDSPARLERLADISQQLLQRARALGASQAEVSCSEDRGLEVNVRLGEVETVQSTRDRGIAVTVYFGQRKGSASTADLHEASLLATVEQACAIARHTEDDPAAGLAEADLMARDFPELDGWHPWELQADEAVDLALACEAAGRQADAQIRNSDGASVSSMQSVSVYANSHGFIGRERGTHHSIGCALIAGTGDGMQRDGWYTGALAREDLEDPASVGRRAAERTIARLQPRSLPTGSMPVLYAPEVARSLVGHLLSAVSGGALYRQASFLLDSVDQQLFPDWMQIEELPHLRRGLRSAAFDGDGVATRASALVRDGVLQRYVLGSYSARKLGLQTTANAGGVHNLQLAANAGSLQDIAAQMGNGLLVTELMGQGVNGVTGDYSRGAGGFRVENGQIQYPVDGITIAGNLRDMFMAIEAVGSDVDPRSHIRTGSILVGRMTIAGND
- the yjgA gene encoding ribosome biogenesis factor YjgA, which translates into the protein MRGRDEETGEFHDKSRSQNRRDALDVLALGEKLVSLTPAQLARLPIPEDLLPHIAECKRITAHIAHKRQLAFLAKHMRREDDAALDAIRDALDANSETGRREVAMMHRVEDWRERLMNEGDKALAALLDDHPQADRQQLRTLVRNAQAEKAKNKPPRAYREIFQVLRALMLPAALGLKASAEDVAADEPVDDADED
- the tldD gene encoding metalloprotease TldD, translated to MTDNALTLAQDRLLRPGGLDTAGLERTFGQLLGPGVDFGDLYFQHARRESWSVEDGIVKDGAHSIEQGVGVRAIAGEKTGFAYSDDIHAGALLTAAQSARAISREGGAQTGRSLLRGDARVLYPALDPIDGIGNEAKVEVLKRLDGYLRAADPRVKQVMVSLSGGVDTVLVARTDGVLGADVRPLVRLNVQVIVEQNGRRESGYAGGGGRYGYEALFADGRPEAFAREALRQALVNLEAVPAPAGVMPVVLGPGWPGVLLHEAVGHGLEGDFNRKGTSVYAGRIGERVAAPGVTIVDDGTLDGRRGSLNIDDEGHPTQCTTLIEDGILVGYMQDSLNARLMGVAPTGNGRRESFAHMTMPRMTNTYMRAGQHDPQEMIRSVKKGLYAVNFGGGQVDITSGKYVFSATEAYLIEDGRITAPVKGATLIGNGPETMQKVRMVGNDLALDEGVGICGKDGQSVPVGVGQPSLLIEGITVGGTQA